The Agromyces marinus genome window below encodes:
- a CDS encoding S8 family serine peptidase, with the protein MRSAAPRPTRPARAVRRRSAWKLATGALVAGVLALSGSAPAHADTVRDLQYWLTDYGFTQAWTTSRGDGVKVAIIDTGVNGEVAELRGVVVGGTDVSGIGSPDGQTPIGEEDEHGTLVASLLAGRGTGEGNGVIGVAPDADLLTASVAFGLDTGSEKTNDEQIAEAVRWAVDNGADVINMSLTRNTPDWPESWDDAFLYAFENDVVVVAAAGNRGSGTTQVGAPATIPGVLAVAGVDKEQNASFDASSQGITIAVAAPSEKLVGVLPDGGHVVWDGTSGAAPLVSGLVALVRAEFPDLDAANVVNRVIRTADPKGEEVPGPLYGYGIIDPVAALTADVELVEQNPLGSLEEWIRVHRRADAPAPGDSDSVDEQEIVPIADPPPPRADSTQTLLPTPWTVAYITVPLSLAAGFGTLAALLGIGATRHIRRATRTDA; encoded by the coding sequence GTGAGGTCCGCCGCCCCGCGCCCGACCCGACCTGCCCGAGCGGTTCGGCGCCGTTCGGCGTGGAAGCTCGCGACGGGCGCGCTCGTGGCGGGCGTGCTCGCCCTGTCGGGTTCGGCGCCGGCGCATGCCGACACCGTGCGCGACCTGCAGTACTGGCTCACCGACTACGGGTTCACGCAGGCCTGGACCACCTCGCGCGGCGACGGCGTGAAGGTCGCCATCATCGACACGGGCGTGAACGGCGAGGTCGCGGAGCTGCGCGGCGTGGTCGTCGGCGGCACGGATGTCTCGGGCATCGGCTCGCCCGACGGCCAGACCCCGATCGGCGAGGAAGACGAGCACGGCACCCTCGTCGCGTCGCTGCTGGCCGGCCGGGGCACCGGCGAGGGCAACGGCGTGATCGGGGTCGCTCCCGATGCCGACCTGCTCACGGCATCCGTCGCCTTCGGGCTCGACACCGGGTCGGAGAAGACCAACGACGAGCAGATCGCCGAGGCCGTGCGCTGGGCCGTCGACAACGGTGCGGATGTCATCAACATGTCGTTGACCCGGAACACCCCGGACTGGCCCGAGAGCTGGGACGACGCGTTCCTGTACGCGTTCGAGAACGACGTCGTCGTCGTGGCGGCCGCGGGCAACCGGGGTTCGGGGACCACGCAGGTCGGCGCGCCCGCGACGATCCCGGGCGTGCTCGCGGTCGCCGGCGTCGACAAGGAGCAGAACGCGAGCTTCGATGCCAGTTCCCAGGGCATCACGATCGCGGTCGCGGCACCGAGCGAGAAGCTCGTGGGCGTGCTGCCCGACGGCGGTCACGTGGTGTGGGACGGCACGAGCGGCGCTGCGCCGCTCGTCTCGGGCCTCGTCGCGCTGGTGCGCGCGGAGTTCCCCGACCTGGATGCCGCGAACGTCGTCAACCGCGTGATCCGGACGGCCGATCCGAAGGGCGAGGAGGTGCCGGGGCCGCTCTACGGATACGGCATCATCGACCCGGTCGCGGCGCTCACGGCCGACGTCGAGCTCGTCGAGCAGAACCCGCTCGGAAGCCTGGAGGAGTGGATCCGCGTGCATCGCCGCGCGGATGCGCCCGCGCCGGGCGATTCGGATTCGGTCGACGAGCAGGAGATCGTGCCGATCGCGGACCCGCCGCCGCCGCGTGCCGACAGCACGCAGACCCTCCTGCCGACGCCCTGGACGGTCGCCTATATCACGGTGCCACTCTCACTCGCAGCTGGATTTGGTACGCTTGCAGCGCTGTTGGGCATCGGCGCCACTCGGCATATCAGGCGTGCCACGCGTACCGACGCGTAG
- the hisS gene encoding histidine--tRNA ligase, giving the protein MPKTVTPPRGMRDFLPAEKARREHALSVIRGVYAAHGFDEIETPVMEDSARLHAGLGGDNEKLAFAVMKRALTPDALAAAAESGDALALADLGLRYDLTVPLARFYATHRAALPPVFRSIQIAPVWRAERPQKGRYRQFVQCDIDIIGEAGPLAELELLTATVATLEALGLDGCRIRLNDRRILAGILGSWGVPDGLRERALITIDKLDKVGPDGVAAELAELGVDRAGIADELRDLAAADWSLADADGAAAPPWLDVEAFGDLVALRDAVPGTAIDFDPTLVRGMGYYTGTIFEIAHPDFGYSLGGGGRYDHMIGRFLGQEVPACGFSIGFERIVDLLAVADDARPRAVVLVHDRDVPAERLLALKGELVASGARVRLEKRTKNFRGLLDRVSADGFDAFAAVTAETTDAASLEFRDLGA; this is encoded by the coding sequence ATGCCGAAGACCGTGACCCCCCCGCGCGGCATGCGCGACTTCCTGCCCGCCGAGAAGGCCCGCCGCGAGCACGCGCTCTCGGTCATCCGCGGGGTGTACGCGGCGCACGGCTTCGACGAGATCGAGACGCCCGTCATGGAAGACTCCGCGCGCCTGCACGCGGGCCTCGGCGGCGACAACGAGAAGCTCGCGTTCGCCGTCATGAAGCGCGCGCTCACCCCCGACGCGCTGGCCGCCGCCGCCGAGTCCGGCGACGCGCTCGCACTCGCCGACCTCGGCCTGCGCTACGACCTGACCGTGCCGCTCGCGCGCTTCTACGCCACGCACCGCGCGGCGCTTCCGCCCGTGTTCCGGTCGATCCAGATCGCACCGGTCTGGCGTGCCGAGCGTCCGCAGAAGGGGCGGTACCGCCAGTTCGTGCAGTGCGACATCGACATCATCGGCGAGGCCGGGCCCCTGGCCGAGCTCGAACTGCTCACCGCGACGGTGGCGACCCTCGAGGCGCTCGGGCTCGACGGGTGCCGGATCCGCCTGAACGACCGGCGCATCCTCGCGGGCATCCTCGGATCGTGGGGCGTGCCCGACGGGCTGCGCGAACGCGCCCTCATCACGATCGACAAGCTCGACAAGGTCGGGCCCGACGGCGTCGCCGCCGAACTCGCCGAACTCGGCGTCGACCGCGCGGGCATCGCCGACGAGCTGCGCGACCTCGCAGCGGCCGACTGGTCGCTCGCGGATGCCGACGGGGCCGCCGCGCCCCCGTGGCTCGACGTCGAGGCGTTCGGCGACCTCGTCGCGCTGCGCGACGCGGTGCCGGGCACCGCGATCGACTTCGACCCGACGCTCGTGCGCGGCATGGGCTACTACACGGGCACGATCTTCGAGATCGCGCACCCCGACTTCGGCTACTCGCTCGGCGGCGGCGGACGATACGACCACATGATCGGCCGCTTCCTCGGCCAGGAGGTGCCCGCGTGCGGGTTCTCGATCGGGTTCGAACGGATCGTCGACCTGCTCGCGGTCGCCGACGACGCGCGGCCGCGCGCCGTGGTGCTCGTGCACGACCGCGACGTGCCCGCCGAGCGGCTTCTCGCGCTCAAGGGCGAGCTCGTGGCATCCGGTGCGCGCGTGCGCCTCGAGAAGCGCACGAAGAACTTCCGCGGCCTGCTCGACCGGGTGAGCGCCGACGGCTTCGACGCGTTCGCCGCGGTCACGGCCGAGACGACGGATGCCGCGTCGCTCGAGTTCCGCGACCTCGGCGCGTAG
- a CDS encoding DUF501 domain-containing protein has protein sequence MTRPPFDPVTDRDLRIVSAQLGRPARDVVGIAARCACGAPTVVSTRPRLADGTPFPTFYYLTHPAATAAMSFLEAAQVMVECTELLAADADVREQYARAHAQYLADREQYGTVEEIAGVSAGGMPTRVKCLHALAGHALAAGPGVNPIGDLALERSTWSPDVCRCPDYGIDADEEPA, from the coding sequence ATGACCCGCCCGCCGTTCGACCCCGTCACCGACCGCGACCTGCGCATCGTCTCGGCCCAGCTCGGCCGCCCCGCGCGCGACGTCGTCGGCATCGCGGCGCGCTGCGCGTGCGGCGCCCCGACCGTGGTCTCGACACGGCCGCGGCTGGCCGACGGCACCCCGTTCCCCACCTTCTACTACCTGACGCACCCGGCCGCGACCGCGGCCATGTCCTTCCTCGAGGCGGCGCAGGTCATGGTCGAGTGCACCGAACTGCTCGCAGCGGATGCCGATGTGCGCGAGCAGTACGCGCGGGCCCACGCCCAGTACCTCGCCGACCGCGAGCAGTACGGCACGGTGGAGGAGATCGCGGGCGTCTCGGCCGGCGGCATGCCCACGCGCGTGAAGTGCCTGCACGCGCTCGCGGGGCACGCGCTCGCCGCAGGTCCCGGCGTGAATCCCATCGGCGATCTCGCGCTCGAGCGCTCGACCTGGTCGCCCGACGTGTGCCGGTGCCCCGACTACGGCATCGACGCCGACGAGGAGCCGGCGTGA
- the nhaA gene encoding Na+/H+ antiporter NhaA codes for MNVLRSERVAAFLLLAAAILGLVLANSPIGHSLIELKHVHLAVPFTDVDLSLGHWVSDGLLAVFFFIVAVELRRELVVGELNSFSKAALPAIAAIGGVVAPALVFLAFAGGGPTADGWPIPTATDIAFALGVLAMFGRFIPTRVRVFLLALAVLDDLIAILLIAFFFTADADLAYIGFAAITVTVFGMMSRLLRPRSPYILARRPQWPIIAALCVLAVLTWSFVYLSGVHATIAGVMLGLVMSRRPAGRAVHGLEPWSNGVILPLFAFSAALVAIPQVRPSELDPAFWGILVGLPVGKLVGITLIGGLATLFVHRRTGVKPLTWSDIAVVALLGGIGFTVSLLMNELAFRAYPEVADQGVVAVLLGSAVAIVAGAIAVAMKSRSYRRQGEQEGVGGAMSR; via the coding sequence TTGAACGTCCTCCGATCCGAGCGCGTCGCCGCGTTCCTCCTGCTCGCCGCCGCGATCCTCGGCCTCGTCCTCGCGAACTCGCCCATCGGGCATTCGCTCATCGAACTCAAGCACGTCCATCTCGCCGTTCCGTTCACCGATGTCGACCTGTCGCTCGGGCACTGGGTCAGCGACGGCCTGCTCGCGGTGTTCTTCTTCATCGTCGCGGTCGAGCTGCGGCGCGAGCTCGTCGTGGGCGAGCTCAACAGCTTCTCGAAGGCGGCCCTGCCCGCGATCGCGGCGATCGGCGGCGTGGTCGCTCCCGCCCTGGTCTTCCTCGCCTTCGCCGGCGGCGGCCCGACGGCCGACGGGTGGCCGATCCCGACGGCCACCGACATCGCGTTCGCGCTCGGCGTGCTGGCGATGTTCGGCCGGTTCATCCCGACGCGCGTGCGCGTGTTCCTGCTCGCCCTCGCGGTGCTCGACGACCTCATCGCGATCCTGCTCATCGCGTTCTTCTTCACCGCCGACGCCGACCTCGCCTACATCGGCTTCGCGGCGATCACGGTGACCGTGTTCGGCATGATGAGCCGCCTGCTCCGCCCGCGTTCGCCCTACATCCTGGCGCGTCGACCCCAGTGGCCGATCATCGCGGCGCTGTGCGTGCTCGCCGTCCTGACGTGGAGCTTCGTCTACCTCTCGGGCGTGCACGCGACGATCGCGGGCGTCATGCTCGGCCTGGTGATGTCGCGTCGTCCGGCCGGTCGCGCGGTGCACGGCCTCGAGCCGTGGTCCAACGGCGTGATCCTGCCGCTGTTCGCCTTCTCGGCAGCGCTGGTCGCGATCCCGCAGGTGCGGCCGAGCGAGCTCGACCCGGCGTTCTGGGGCATCCTCGTGGGCCTGCCCGTCGGCAAGCTCGTGGGCATCACGCTCATCGGCGGGCTCGCGACGCTGTTCGTGCACCGCCGGACGGGCGTCAAGCCGCTCACGTGGTCCGATATCGCGGTCGTGGCGCTGCTGGGCGGCATCGGGTTCACGGTCTCGCTGCTCATGAACGAGCTCGCGTTCCGCGCCTACCCGGAGGTCGCCGACCAGGGCGTGGTCGCCGTGCTGCTCGGGTCGGCCGTCGCGATCGTCGCCGGCGCGATCGCCGTCGCGATGAAGTCGAGGTCGTACCGTCGCCAGGGCGAGCAGGAGGGTGTCGGCGGCGCGATGTCGCGCTGA
- a CDS encoding MazG family protein gives MDAQHPGLAGLVDMVARLRAPGGCPWDADQTHESLVQYLVEECWELIDAIESGGREEMIEELGDVLYQVLFHADIAAHTPGEEFDIDDVARHMTAKMVSRHPHVFGDREAETAADVVAFWDDLKADEKPHRTSVLDGVPQGMPALALAQKVLGKAERAGVVPSIEPAAVALADAAGASASDADEHALGEMLLGVVAEARARGLDAERALRGAVRRFGDSVRAAEASAAPAE, from the coding sequence ATGGACGCGCAGCACCCCGGACTCGCTGGACTCGTCGACATGGTCGCGCGCCTGCGCGCACCCGGCGGGTGCCCGTGGGATGCCGACCAGACCCACGAATCGCTCGTGCAGTACCTCGTCGAGGAGTGCTGGGAGCTCATCGACGCGATCGAGTCGGGCGGTCGTGAGGAGATGATCGAGGAGCTCGGGGACGTGCTCTACCAGGTGCTCTTCCACGCCGACATCGCCGCGCACACCCCAGGCGAGGAGTTCGACATCGACGACGTCGCACGGCACATGACGGCGAAGATGGTCTCGCGGCATCCGCACGTCTTCGGCGACCGCGAGGCCGAGACCGCAGCCGACGTCGTCGCGTTCTGGGACGACCTCAAGGCCGACGAGAAGCCGCACCGCACGAGCGTGCTCGACGGCGTGCCGCAGGGCATGCCCGCACTCGCGCTCGCGCAGAAGGTGCTCGGCAAGGCCGAGCGGGCGGGCGTCGTGCCGTCGATCGAGCCCGCCGCGGTGGCGCTGGCGGATGCCGCGGGGGCGTCGGCATCCGACGCGGACGAGCATGCCCTCGGCGAGATGCTGCTCGGCGTGGTCGCCGAGGCACGGGCCCGCGGGCTCGACGCCGAGCGGGCGCTTCGGGGCGCCGTGCGCCGGTTCGGGGACTCGGTGCGCGCGGCCGAGGCATCCGCTGCCCCCGCCGAGTAG
- a CDS encoding LysE family transporter yields MSISLWATLLVACLVISLTPGAGAINTMGNSLAFGFRRAVWGILGQQAALIIHIAIVALGVGVLVASSPVLFEAIRYAGAAYLVYLGIRQLLTKPTRTGDGIDDGDDAAAAPPPRTESRWSMFRRGLWVNLLNPKAIVFFLAFLPQFIRPGEPLLQQYLVVAATVVVVDVAVMWGFFALAAHGMRRFTRSVRGQRTVNTVFGGLFIGVGVMLAVVH; encoded by the coding sequence GTGTCAATCTCGCTCTGGGCCACCCTGCTGGTGGCCTGCCTGGTGATCAGCCTCACGCCCGGTGCGGGAGCGATCAACACCATGGGCAACTCGCTCGCGTTCGGCTTCCGACGCGCGGTGTGGGGCATCCTCGGCCAGCAGGCCGCCCTGATCATCCACATCGCGATCGTCGCGCTCGGCGTCGGCGTGCTCGTGGCCTCCTCGCCCGTGCTGTTCGAGGCGATCCGGTACGCGGGCGCGGCCTACCTCGTCTACCTCGGCATCCGTCAACTCCTCACCAAGCCCACGCGGACCGGCGACGGGATCGACGACGGCGACGACGCAGCAGCAGCGCCGCCGCCGCGGACCGAGTCGCGCTGGTCGATGTTCCGCCGCGGACTGTGGGTGAACCTGCTGAACCCCAAGGCGATCGTGTTCTTCCTCGCGTTCCTGCCCCAGTTCATCCGGCCCGGTGAGCCGCTCCTGCAGCAGTACCTCGTCGTCGCCGCGACCGTCGTGGTCGTCGACGTCGCCGTCATGTGGGGGTTCTTCGCGCTCGCCGCGCACGGCATGCGGCGCTTCACGCGGTCGGTGCGCGGCCAGCGAACCGTGAACACCGTGTTCGGCGGGCTGTTCATCGGCGTGGGCGTCATGCTCGCGGTCGTCCACTGA
- a CDS encoding FtsB family cell division protein gives MNAARRPSRERQSVRRVAETWLAGIRFSGFSIIMMGVLVLAVVVLAPSIAAYAAQRQQIAEAEAEVARMEAEVARLIDERERWNDETFIVTQARNRLYYVLPGEISYLVIDDRDPAAVTNADRAVSAKVTEDRGDWMRTMLDSVMTAGLAPSVTDAAPAGADDPAPTEPPAEPTEPPADEGNR, from the coding sequence ATGAACGCTGCACGTCGTCCTTCGCGCGAGCGCCAGTCGGTGCGCCGCGTCGCGGAGACCTGGCTCGCCGGCATCCGCTTCTCGGGGTTCTCGATCATCATGATGGGCGTCCTCGTGCTCGCGGTGGTCGTGCTCGCACCGAGCATCGCCGCCTATGCGGCGCAGCGTCAGCAGATCGCCGAGGCCGAGGCCGAGGTCGCGCGCATGGAGGCCGAGGTCGCGCGTCTCATCGACGAGCGCGAGCGGTGGAACGACGAGACCTTCATCGTCACCCAGGCGCGCAACCGCCTCTACTACGTGCTGCCCGGCGAGATCAGCTATCTCGTGATCGACGACCGGGATCCGGCGGCGGTGACGAACGCCGACCGTGCGGTGTCGGCGAAGGTCACCGAGGATCGGGGCGACTGGATGCGGACCATGCTCGACTCGGTCATGACCGCGGGTCTGGCGCCGAGCGTGACGGATGCCGCCCCGGCCGGTGCCGACGACCCCGCGCCCACCGAGCCGCCCGCAGAGCCGACCGAACCGCCCGCCGACGAGGGGAACCGATGA
- the eno gene encoding phosphopyruvate hydratase → MAFIEAVGAREILDSRGNPTVEVEVLLDDGTVSRAAVPSGASTGAFEAYELRDGEADRYLGKGVQKAVDAVLDELGPAIEDLDAADQRVIDAALIEADGTDNKSRLGANAILGVSLAVAKAAADSADLPLFRYLGGPNAHVLPVPMMNIINGGAHADTGVDIQEFMVLPVGAPTYSEGLRWGVETYHALKSLLKSKGLSTGLGDEGGFAPDLASNRAALDLIAEAIGKAGFTLGTDIALGLDVASTEFFDNGVYRFEGQDRTAAEMSAYYGELAAAYPLVSIEDPLAEDDWEGWATLTEQLGSKLQLVGDDLFVTNPARLADGIAKRAGNSILVKVNQIGTLTETLDAVKLAQRAGYTAVLSHRSGETEDTTIADLAVATDCGQIKTGAPARSERVAKYNQLLRIEEELGEAAEYAGRSAFPRFTA, encoded by the coding sequence GTGGCATTCATCGAAGCTGTCGGCGCGCGGGAGATCCTGGATTCGCGCGGCAACCCCACCGTCGAGGTCGAGGTCCTCCTCGACGACGGCACCGTCTCGCGGGCCGCAGTGCCCTCCGGGGCGTCGACGGGCGCGTTCGAGGCGTACGAGCTGCGCGACGGCGAGGCCGACCGCTACCTCGGCAAGGGCGTCCAGAAGGCCGTCGACGCCGTGCTCGACGAGCTCGGCCCCGCAATCGAAGACCTGGATGCCGCCGACCAGCGCGTCATCGACGCCGCCCTCATCGAGGCCGACGGCACCGACAACAAGAGCCGCCTCGGCGCGAACGCGATCCTCGGCGTGAGCCTCGCGGTCGCGAAGGCCGCCGCAGACTCCGCCGACCTGCCGCTCTTCCGCTACCTCGGCGGCCCGAACGCCCACGTGCTGCCCGTGCCGATGATGAACATCATCAACGGCGGCGCGCACGCCGACACCGGCGTCGACATCCAGGAGTTCATGGTCCTGCCCGTCGGCGCGCCGACCTACTCCGAGGGCCTGCGCTGGGGCGTCGAGACCTACCACGCGCTGAAGAGCCTGCTGAAGTCGAAGGGACTCTCGACGGGCCTCGGCGACGAGGGCGGCTTCGCGCCCGACCTCGCGAGCAACCGCGCGGCGCTCGACCTGATCGCCGAGGCGATCGGCAAGGCCGGCTTCACGCTCGGCACCGACATCGCGCTCGGCCTCGACGTCGCCTCGACCGAGTTCTTCGACAACGGCGTGTACCGCTTCGAGGGCCAGGACCGCACGGCCGCCGAGATGAGCGCGTACTACGGTGAGCTCGCCGCCGCCTACCCGCTGGTCTCGATCGAGGACCCGCTGGCCGAGGACGACTGGGAGGGCTGGGCGACGCTGACCGAGCAGCTCGGCTCGAAGCTGCAGCTCGTCGGCGACGACCTGTTCGTCACCAACCCGGCCCGCCTCGCCGACGGCATCGCGAAGCGCGCCGGCAACTCGATCCTGGTGAAGGTCAACCAGATCGGCACGCTCACCGAGACCCTCGACGCGGTCAAGCTCGCGCAGCGCGCCGGCTACACCGCCGTGCTCTCGCACCGGTCGGGTGAGACCGAGGACACGACCATCGCCGACCTCGCGGTCGCGACCGACTGCGGTCAGATCAAGACGGGCGCGCCCGCCCGGTCCGAGCGCGTGGCCAAGTACAATCAGCTGCTGAGGATCGAAGAAGAGCTCGGCGAGGCCGCGGAGTACGCGGGCCGCTCGGCATTCCCGCGGTTCACGGCGTGA